From the Budorcas taxicolor isolate Tak-1 chromosome 6, Takin1.1, whole genome shotgun sequence genome, the window CTTGAGAACCCGGCCCTGCATCACTCCGTGTGTGACCTTGACTGGCCTCCGCAGTGGCAGTCCTCGCTCTGGCAGCCAGTCTGGCTCTCCCGAGTCTTCCTTGGCCAGTCGAGTCCGTCTCGCTCTGAAACCTTCCGGGGCTACCAGTTTCCTAGTAAACCGAAGCCCTGCTTCCAAGCCCTCCGACGCCAGCCTCCTGGTTTCCCACCCCGTGTTGCAGGAGCCACTCTCCCGAGGCATGGGGCAGGTGTCTTCGTATCCTCACCCCGGTTCCCACGCTGCACAGCCGGCGCTCACCAGACCGCAGCGTGCCTGGAGCATCAGGCTCAGGTGTGGTCCACCTCGTCTGATTGTTCCGGGCCTCACCAGCATCCATCCCCTTTCCCGAACCCTTGAATCCCACGATCGCTGCCATTTCTGACGGCCTGCTTAGCCAGCTGGGCGTCGCAGTGGcttctgagaaggagacacagtgACAGTCAGCGATTCGTTGTGCATGTTAATTCCTCCCTTCTTCACAGCTCTGTGAGGTAGGTACTGTGGTCAGCCCGTTTTCTAGGCCGCAGGTTTAGGACCTGTGCCTAAGGTCACGGAGCTGGCAGATAGCAGAGTGAGGACTCAGGCTCAGGGAGTGTGGCTTCAGAGCACCTGCTCACAACTACTCTGCTCTCCAGCTCTTCACCTGCATCTGTTTCTAGCGCGTGCGCCAGCCTTGCGAGAGAAGCCACGGTACCCCCATTTTCCAGGTGAGGAAGCGGCCCGTGGCCCTGCACGAGTAGCCTGACCTCACAAGCAGAGGAAGTGAGCCAAGATTCACGTCCAGACATTCCTTATCAGAATATTAGCATTCTTCCCACAGCATCCCATTTGTACTTTGTGACTTTACAAAAATCCAAAGTTTACAGTCGTCAGCTTAACATATTCTCTAAGTATTCCTGGAGTGCTTATCTCGGTGTTGAACTTTGAAGGTGCTTGATCCACGGACCTAAGTTTAAAGGTTTTACTGTATTGTCAGTtttttaagttgctaagtcatggatGGCGTGTAAAAACACTGACTCTGTTGAAATGAAATGCCCCATTTCTCAGGTGGGTGATGCTGTGTTACTATACTGGATGACGTCTTGAGCGCCCACTTTTGAAATCTCTTGCTTGTTTTTTTCAGGTACTATGAAGCGTTTCCACCGCTGTCCGAGAAGCCAGTTTGCCTGCAGGAAATCATGACCGTGTGGAACAAGTCCGCAGTCGGCTCCTACTCGAGCTCGTCCTCCTCGTCCACAGCCCCTCCAGCCAGCACAGACACGCCCTCCCCCAAGGACTGCAACAGCGAAGGCGAGGTCATCCGGGAGAGAAGCGGCGACGCGCCGCCCGCCAGCCTGCACGAGAGAACGCAGAGCGGCCGCAGCCACAGCGAGAAGGAGAACAGGTTCAGGAACGGGCCCGGCGAAGAGcggcccgcgccgccgccgccgtccaAGAAGCAGAGCCGGCACCGGCCAGACGGGAAGCCGCGCCCGCGCTCCTGGTCATCCGGCTCCAGCGAAGCCGGCTCGAGCTCCAGCGGGAACCAGGGGGAGCCCAAGGCGTCCGCGAAGTGCGTGAAGTTGAGGCACAAGGTGCGGGAGATCCGGAACAAGAAAGGTGCGCGCAGCGGGCAGAGCCGGCTCTCGCTGAAGCGCGGCGAGAAGGCAGAGAGAAGCCCGCACGCCGccgggagcagcagcagcagcggcggcggcggctccttCCGACAGCTGTGCAAGCGGGGCAAGCGGCCGCTGAAGGAGCTGGGCAGGAAGGAGGCGGGGGGCGCCGAGGGCAGAGACCTGTTCCTGGAGAGCAGGACGGACAGGGAGTACAAGGAGGAGCCGCTGTGGTACACCGAGCCCATCGCCGAGTACTTCGTCCCTCTGAGCAGAAAAAGCAAGCTGGAGACCACGTACCGCAACAGGCAAGACGCCGGCGACGCGACCTCAGCGGCTGTGGAGGAGTTGTCCGAGTCAGTGCACGGCCTCTGCATCAGCAACAATAATATTCATAAAACATACCTCGCAGCAGGTACTTTCATCGATGGCCATTTTGTAGAAATGCCTGCAGTCATAAATGAGGATATCGACCTCGCTGGGACCTCATTCTGTCCTCTGCCAGAGGACGACAAATACTTGGATGATATTCATCTGTCAGAATTAACACACTTCTACGAAGTGGATATTGACCAATCCATGTTGGATCCTGGTGCCTCAGAAACCACGCAAGGAGAAAGTCGGATTTTAAATATGATTCgacaaaaaagcaaagagaagacaGATTTTGAGGCAGAATGTTGCATAGTGTTAGATGGAATGGAGTTGCAAGGGGAACGTGCAATATGGGCAGACTGTACCAGCTCTGTGGGCGCTGAGGGCTTTCTCCTGCAAGACCTTGGCAGCCTGGCCCAGTTCTGGGAGTGCTGTTCGTCCAGCTCTGGCGATGCCGACGGGGAGAGTTTTGCGGGAGACTCCCCGGTTCGACTCTCCCCGACCTTAGACAGCACAGTGCTCAATCCGCATTTGCTGGCCGGCAATCAAGAGCTCTTTTCAGATATTAATGAAGGATCTGGTATAAACTCCTGTTTTTCAGTGTTTGAAGTGCAATGCAGTAATTCTGTTTTACCCTTTTCTTTTGAAACACTCAACTtgggaaatgaaaatacagattCTAGTGCTAACATGCTTGGGAAAACACAGTCTAGATTACTAATATGGACCAAAAATAGTGCCTTTGAAGAAAATGAACACTGTTCTAATCTTTCAACAAGAACTTGCAGTCCATGGTCCCATTCAGAAGAAACACGTTCAGACAATGAGACGTTAAATATCCAGTTTGAAGAATCCACACAGTTTAACGCAGAGGATATTAATTATGTAGTTCCTAGAGTCTCATCCAATTATGTAGATGAAGAACTCCTAGATTTTTTGCAGGATGAAACTTGCCAGCAAAACAGTAGGACTTTAGGAGAAATCCCAACGTTagttttccaaaaaaaatctaaactagAATCTATCTGTGGTATTCAGCTAGAACAAAAAACAGAGAACAAAGCCTTCGAAACTACGCAAGTGTGTGGTGAAGGCAGTCCGCGTGGAGATGGCTACAGCTCAGGGGTTATGAAAGACATTTGGACAAAGATGGCAGATAGAAATTCTGCAGCTCTGCTAGAAATAGAAAGCGTTGATGATGAGTTGTTTCCGACAGATGTAAATAACTACTGCTGCTGTTTGGATGCTGAGGCTCCAATGGAGCCCCTCCAGGAGCCGAGCAAGGCCGTGCAGAGATCAGAATACCATCTGTGGGAGGGCCAgaaagagaccctggagaagagagccTTTGTGTCCGGCGAGCTGTCCAAGGTGGATGGCGGGGACTACACCACCCCCTCGAAACCTTGGGACGTGGCCCAAGACAAAGAGAACTCATTCATCCTGGGAGGAGTTTATGGGGAGCTCAAAACCTTTAACAGCGATGGGGGGTGGGCAGTCGTACCGCCCAGTCACACCAAAGGGAGCTTGCTGCAGTGTGCCGCTTCCGACGTGGTGACCATAGCGGGGACAGATGTCTTTATGACCCCCGGAAACAGCTTCGCTCCTGGCCACAGGCAGTTATGGAAGCCCTTTGTGTCCTTCGAACAGAGCGACCAGCCGAAGAGCGGGGAAAACGGATTGAATAAGGGAttttccttcatcttccatgAAGACTTACTAGGAGCTTGTGGCAACTTTCAAGTTGAAGACCCTGGACTCGAGTatcccttctcttcctttgaCTTAAGCAATCCATTTTCACAGGTTCTCCACGTAGAGTGTTCCTTTGAACCCGAAGGGATTGCGTCTTTCAGTCCAAGCTTCAAACCGAAATCAATCCTCTGCTCCGATTCCGACAGCGAAGTTTTCCACCCCAGGATATGCGACGTCGACAGGACGCAGTACCGGGCTATCCGGATCTCCCCCAGGACTCACTTTCGCCCCATCTCTGCATCTGAACTCTCCCCCGGAGGAGGAAGTGAGTCAGAATTTGAATCCGAGAGAGACGAAGCAAATGTTCCCATTCCTTCTCAAGTCGACGCATTCGAAGATCCACAGGCAGATCTCAAACCGCTGGAAGAGGACGCAGAGAAAGAAGGCCATTACTATGGGAAGTCCGAGCTTGAGTCTGGGAAGTTCCTCCCCAGGCTAAAGAAGTCTGGGATGGAGAAGAGTGCCCAGACGTCCCTGGATTCCCAGGAGGAGTCGGCCGGGGTCCTGCCGGCAGGAGAGCGGAGCCCGTGTCTGGAGTGCAGCATGAGCGGGCCTCTGGAGACCGGCCTGGAAAGCTCAGAAGCAAACTGTAAGATAATGGCACAGTGTGAGGAAGAGACTAACCATCCCTGCAGCTGCAGAGCAGGCTGCCAGCTCCCTGCTTATGAAGATAATCCAGTTTCTTCAGGACAGCTGGAAGAGGTATGTGTCAGTGGGGATCGGTACTTGGTGAAAGGATTTGATCAGACTTTAAGAACAGCCATTTCAGGCAAAGAAAAGATAGGGTTAAATTATTGGGAATTTACCtggaatgtcttaaaacttagCATCCTTGGATTTGATGTTTATCAATTTGAACTAGACAGttgacatttttaaataaatcagagTATGAGGTGTTTCTGAGTGGTCTTAACATGCGTGTGCTATGCTTAAAGCAAAGCTTTCACAACTGATGAATCCAGAAATGGCTGTTCACTCTTCAGAAGGCCCCTTGCTCCTCAGAAATGGCGGCGAAGGGTTTCTTGAAGTAGGAAGCCTGTCTGACTGTCTCTGCAACACTGATTAGTTTATTAAAAGTTACATTTTACATGTAAGATAAATTACATCTCTGTAGaattctctgaaattttttgTGGTACATGTAGCAATGAACCCTCTATACAAATGTAACAAATAACTTCCATAGATTCCCTGCAGGTGTACCCTTGCTTATTATGAAGTATGTATTCCTGAAGTTACCTGAACTGTATGGGTCAGTCTATCAAATGAGGTTAATAGGAATAGTTTTGTTAATGGAGTCATTGTACCATTTGTTATTGCTGAGAAGTTATCTGAGGTTAAACTGTACAAGAAGTAACAGTGAAGGTTCCAAGGAGAAGCCTGTGgctctgccccccgccccgcaccccccggcccttttccaggggcagctttttaaaaagtcaggtgGAGGTGTCGATAAGTCAGGCCACCTGTGGCTGGAGAGCAGCTGGGTCATCCCTTCCTCGCCTCCGTCGTCCTGCGTGCTCCGCCCGCCTGCCTTCACGTGGCTCCGTCCAGCTGGACCCACGAGGCGCCCCTCCCTCCCACGTCCCCCATTCCTCGCTGCTCCAGAAATCGCTTCtccttccttttaattttcatgtgcTTGATGCCTTTCCTCTTAGTTGCATTTGCCATTTTTCCTGAGTCAACGGTGTCCTTTCTTTGTTAAGTTGTGAGCTCCTCATGGATTCAGATGACATCTCATTTGTGTCCGGTCAGTGCCTAGGTGAGGCTGTAAGTGCAGGTAGTGGTGGGAAGTCCCCACAGCAACCCAAGAATCTGTCTGAGGCTCTTGCCTGGGGATCTTTAGCCACGAATTGAATCCCGCCGAAACCCTGACATCTGAGCTGCTCAGGACGGCAAAAGAGTATAACGCTGTCAGCCTTCATCTGTTCGCTGGTCACCCCACTTTTCATCCTTAAAAGTTCCCTCATGTACTTGGTGTCTCGCCTGGCACCAGATGGAGCAGGAAGAAAAAGAGTGAGAGCGAGTCTGCGTCACAGCCACCACCACAGGCCTCCACCCCCTGGTGTGTCGGCGTCTCCGTGTGTTATCAGAGCTCTGGCTTGTCTGACacggctgttcagttcagtcgctcagtcgtgtccgactctttgcagccccatggaccgcagcatgctaggcctccctgtccatcaccaactcccggagttcacgcagactcatgtccgttgggtcggtgatgccatccagccctctcatcctctgtcgtcctgccttctcctcctgccttcgatctttcccagcaaacCTGACAGGTCTGGGGCGCCAGCTAAGTCCTCGGAGGACCCTCGCCGTCACCAGTCCTCTCAGCCCTGATCTCTCAGCATCGTTGCCTGCAGCTCCCACCCCGTAGCTTCATCTGAGCTGCAGAAAGGTTGAGGGTGGCCCGAAAGGCCCCAGTCTGGGGCCAGGATCTTGCCTCTTCACTCTCATGCTGCCTGTCCATCTCGGAGATCTCCAGCCAGGTCATCTTCCCCCCACTTCCCTGAGTGAGGGCAATCTTTGCAGAGGGCAgggctctgtttttttttaaagtcactagTTGCCCGTCTGTTTTAGAGCACAGGTGGTCTAGAATGTAGGATTTCTGATAGAATTGGTACCCAGGAGCATGAATTAACGATCCTTTTCAAAAGgttagttgagttcagttcagcaaacatttattaaacactcGCCCGTCCTGGGCGCATCCCTGCGGCAGGTGCCCTGAGTGAACCAGAGGCTGTCCTTGTCCTGGGAGAATTCAGCCTGGTCCTGAAGACCAGTCTGCGAGCAGCTGACTTGTTCTCCGTCGTGCAGGGCATTCTCTGCCGTGGTTCCAATTCGGGCACTCCAGGAGGGCGTGTCTGTGGCGTACCAGTCCCCTCCTAGCCGCGAGTGTGAGTCCCAGCGTGTTGCCTCTGAGGACCCTGCATGCTTGTGGGAAGCACATACGTGTTCACGTatgttctacttttttttttgtccgaccttttttcttttttgactgaaATGACACTTTATTTAGAATCacccttctttattttctgcataTTATTTCTGCATATTCTGCATTTTCTCCATCATTTGGAGGTACTATAATTTCCTAGCTGGTTCCTTGCATTTGAAGGTATTTacgtgtgtgagtcactcagtcgtgtccaactctttgcgacctcacggactgtagcccgctgggcttctctgtccatggaattaccagacaagaacactggagtggattgcaattcccttctccagagaaacttcccaacccagggattgaaccctggtctcctgcattgcaggcagattctctactgattgagctacagggaagtcctttgagGGTGTTCGGGCCCACATAATTTGAGGTGGCAGGGGTGACGGCCTGTGGAGGATGAACACAGGAGGCGTGGGAACCCAAGGAGGACCGACCCAGCCTGCTAGTGCGGAGGAGGCTGGTGCACAGACCTGAATGTCCAGGGCGGAAGGGAGGAGGCGGGGCAGGCCaggtagaagcagcagcagtcgCACAGGTGAGCAGCTCACCTGTGCAGGGTGGCAGCCAGCACGTGGTCGTGGCAGCTGAGGTATGAGGGAAAGGTGAGGACAGGTGAGGAGCTGTGTGCCTTGGTGCCCAGCTCTGCGTGGCCTTGTGGCAGGAGTGTCCGCTCTGCCGTCTGCTCGATGGCTGACTCCCTGTCGTGCCCTCGAAGGCCCAGAGCAGCAGCAAGAGGCTTCGTCGTGCCTCCAGGAGTTTGCAGTCCAGCAGGGGAAGGCGTTCCTTGGGACAGGCAGCAGTGCCGTGGGGGTCAGGGGCTCTGACGAGCGGAGGGTGTGAGGTCCCAGCCCACCTGCGCCAGATGCTGTGCCCTCCATTGCCACCACCCCCCTACCAAATGCCAGCAGTGAcgttccccacccctccccgggaCGGCTCAGGGCACGTGGGCGCGGAGGGTGGGCCACCTGCCCCGGATCCCTGCGTGAGGGAGAGCCGGAGTTCCTTCTACCACCACGCACTTCCCGGCCAGCAAGGAGGACTAGGACAGCCGTGGCCCTGCTGGGCGCTCTGGCGCAGGGCGTCTCTTCACTTCCTCTTCCTTTCGTGACGTGAATAAGGGGAGCTGGCTGGGAC encodes:
- the KIAA0232 gene encoding uncharacterized protein KIAA0232 homolog isoform X3, with the translated sequence MTVWNKSAVGSYSSSSSSSTAPPASTDTPSPKDCNSEGEVIRERSGDAPPASLHERTQSGRSHSEKENRFRNGPGEERPAPPPPSKKQSRHRPDGKPRPRSWSSGSSEAGSSSSGNQGEPKASAKCVKLRHKVREIRNKKGARSGQSRLSLKRGEKAERSPHAAGSSSSSGGGGSFRQLCKRGKRPLKELGRKEAGGAEGRDLFLESRTDREYKEEPLWYTEPIAEYFVPLSRKSKLETTYRNRQDAGDATSAAVEELSESVHGLCISNNNIHKTYLAAGTFIDGHFVEMPAVINEDIDLAGTSFCPLPEDDKYLDDIHLSELTHFYEVDIDQSMLDPGASETTQGESRILNMIRQKSKEKTDFEAECCIVLDGMELQGERAIWADCTSSVGAEGFLLQDLGSLAQFWECCSSSSGDADGESFAGDSPVRLSPTLDSTVLNPHLLAGNQELFSDINEGSGINSCFSVFEVQCSNSVLPFSFETLNLGNENTDSSANMLGKTQSRLLIWTKNSAFEENEHCSNLSTRTCSPWSHSEETRSDNETLNIQFEESTQFNAEDINYVVPRVSSNYVDEELLDFLQDETCQQNSRTLGEIPTLVFQKKSKLESICGIQLEQKTENKAFETTQVCGEGSPRGDGYSSGVMKDIWTKMADRNSAALLEIESVDDELFPTDVNNYCCCLDAEAPMEPLQEPSKAVQRSEYHLWEGQKETLEKRAFVSGELSKVDGGDYTTPSKPWDVAQDKENSFILGGVYGELKTFNSDGGWAVVPPSHTKGSLLQCAASDVVTIAGTDVFMTPGNSFAPGHRQLWKPFVSFEQSDQPKSGENGLNKGFSFIFHEDLLGACGNFQVEDPGLEYPFSSFDLSNPFSQVLHVECSFEPEGIASFSPSFKPKSILCSDSDSEVFHPRICDVDRTQYRAIRISPRTHFRPISASELSPGGGSESEFESERDEANVPIPSQVDAFEDPQADLKPLEEDAEKEGHYYGKSELESGKFLPRLKKSGMEKSAQTSLDSQEESAGVLPAGERSPCLECSMSGPLETGLESSEANCKIMAQCEEETNHPCSCRAGCQLPAYEDNPVSSGQLEEQFPVLNTDVHGMNRSQEKQTWWEKALYSPLFPASECEECYTNAKGENGIEEYPDVKEMPSNEERLLDFNRVSSVYEARCTAERDAGAQPNGFHRTPCSSAGSAAEDSGLEGGGEWADPGEEALFSRTHL
- the KIAA0232 gene encoding uncharacterized protein KIAA0232 homolog isoform X1; protein product: MRPVCTVAVDGLPSESSSSSYPGPVSVSEMSLLHALGPVQTWLGQELEKCGIDAMIYTRYVLSLLLHDSCDYDLQEQENDIFLGWEKGAYKKWGKSKKKCSDLTLEEMKKQAAVQCLRSASDESSGIETLVEELCSRLKDLQSQQEEKIHKKLEGSPSPEAELSPTVKDQVEMYYEAFPPLSEKPVCLQEIMTVWNKSAVGSYSSSSSSSTAPPASTDTPSPKDCNSEGEVIRERSGDAPPASLHERTQSGRSHSEKENRFRNGPGEERPAPPPPSKKQSRHRPDGKPRPRSWSSGSSEAGSSSSGNQGEPKASAKCVKLRHKVREIRNKKGARSGQSRLSLKRGEKAERSPHAAGSSSSSGGGGSFRQLCKRGKRPLKELGRKEAGGAEGRDLFLESRTDREYKEEPLWYTEPIAEYFVPLSRKSKLETTYRNRQDAGDATSAAVEELSESVHGLCISNNNIHKTYLAAGTFIDGHFVEMPAVINEDIDLAGTSFCPLPEDDKYLDDIHLSELTHFYEVDIDQSMLDPGASETTQGESRILNMIRQKSKEKTDFEAECCIVLDGMELQGERAIWADCTSSVGAEGFLLQDLGSLAQFWECCSSSSGDADGESFAGDSPVRLSPTLDSTVLNPHLLAGNQELFSDINEGSGINSCFSVFEVQCSNSVLPFSFETLNLGNENTDSSANMLGKTQSRLLIWTKNSAFEENEHCSNLSTRTCSPWSHSEETRSDNETLNIQFEESTQFNAEDINYVVPRVSSNYVDEELLDFLQDETCQQNSRTLGEIPTLVFQKKSKLESICGIQLEQKTENKAFETTQVCGEGSPRGDGYSSGVMKDIWTKMADRNSAALLEIESVDDELFPTDVNNYCCCLDAEAPMEPLQEPSKAVQRSEYHLWEGQKETLEKRAFVSGELSKVDGGDYTTPSKPWDVAQDKENSFILGGVYGELKTFNSDGGWAVVPPSHTKGSLLQCAASDVVTIAGTDVFMTPGNSFAPGHRQLWKPFVSFEQSDQPKSGENGLNKGFSFIFHEDLLGACGNFQVEDPGLEYPFSSFDLSNPFSQVLHVECSFEPEGIASFSPSFKPKSILCSDSDSEVFHPRICDVDRTQYRAIRISPRTHFRPISASELSPGGGSESEFESERDEANVPIPSQVDAFEDPQADLKPLEEDAEKEGHYYGKSELESGKFLPRLKKSGMEKSAQTSLDSQEESAGVLPAGERSPCLECSMSGPLETGLESSEANCKIMAQCEEETNHPCSCRAGCQLPAYEDNPVSSGQLEEQFPVLNTDVHGMNRSQEKQTWWEKALYSPLFPASECEECYTNAKGENGIEEYPDVKEMPSNEERLLDFNRVSSVYEARCTAERDAGAQPNGFHRTPCSSAGSAAEDSGLEGGGEWADPGEEALFSRTHL
- the KIAA0232 gene encoding uncharacterized protein KIAA0232 homolog isoform X2, with the protein product MRPVCTVAVDGLPSESSSSSYPGPVSVSEMSLLHALGPVQTWLGQELEKCGIDAMIYTRYVLSLLLHDSCDYDLQEQENDIFLGWEKGAYKKWGKSKKKCSDLTLEEMKKQAAVQCLRSASDESSGIETLVEELCSRLKDLQSQQEEKIHKKLEGSPSPEAELSPTVKDQVEMYYEAFPPLSEKPVCLQEIMTVWNKSAVGSYSSSSSSSTAPPASTDTPSPKDCNSEGEVIRERSGDAPPASLHERTQSGRSHSEKENRFRNGPGEERPAPPPPSKKQSRHRPDGKPRPRSWSSGSSEAGSSSSGNQGEPKASAKCVKLRHKVREIRNKKGARSGQSRLSLKRGEKAERSPHAAGSSSSSGGGGSFRQLCKRGKRPLKELGRKEAGGAEGRDLFLESRTDREYKEEPLWYTEPIAEYFVPLSRKSKLETTYRNRQDAGDATSAAVEELSESVHGLCISNNNIHKTYLAAGTFIDGHFVEMPAVINEDIDLAGTSFCPLPEDDKYLDDIHLSELTHFYEVDIDQSMLDPGASETTQGESRILNMIRQKSKEKTDFEAECCIVLDGMELQGERAIWADCTSSVGAEGFLLQDLGSLAQFWECCSSSSGDADGESFAGDSPVRLSPTLDSTVLNPHLLAGNQELFSDINEGSGINSCFSVFEVQCSNSVLPFSFETLNLGNENTDSSANMLGKTQSRLLIWTKNSAFEENEHCSNLSTRTCSPWSHSEETRSDNETLNIQFEESTQFNAEDINYVVPRVSSNYVDEELLDFLQDETCQQNSRTLGEIPTLVFQKKSKLESICGIQLEQKTENKAFETTQVCGEGSPRGDGYSSGVMKDIWTKMADRNSAALLEIESVDDELFPTDVNNYCCCLDAEAPMEPLQEPSKAVQRSEYHLWEGQKETLEKRAFVSGELSKVDGGDYTTPSKPWDVAQDKENSFILGGVYGELKTFNSDGGWAVVPPSHTKGSLLQCAASDVVTIAGTDVFMTPGNSFAPGHRQLWKPFVSFEQSDQPKSGENGLNKGFSFIFHEDLLGACGNFQVEDPGLEYPFSSFDLSNPFSQVLHVECSFEPEGIASFSPSFKPKSILCSDSDSEVFHPRICDVDRTQYRAIRISPRTHFRPISASELSPGGGSESEFESERDEANVPIPSQVDAFEDPQADLKPLEEDAEKEGHYYGKSELESGKFLPRLKKSGMEKSAQTSLDSQEESAGVLPAGERSPCLECSMSGPLETGLESSEANCKIMAQCEEETNHPCSCRAGCQLPAYEDNPVSSGQLEEFPVLNTDVHGMNRSQEKQTWWEKALYSPLFPASECEECYTNAKGENGIEEYPDVKEMPSNEERLLDFNRVSSVYEARCTAERDAGAQPNGFHRTPCSSAGSAAEDSGLEGGGEWADPGEEALFSRTHL